The following proteins are co-located in the Pedobacter sp. FW305-3-2-15-E-R2A2 genome:
- a CDS encoding response regulator, producing the protein MQNKQKSLKGNLRVGLGLSLLLLFISSLASYNSIRNLIRSSEMVQHSNEVINGLEEVISALKDAETGQRGFLLTDDQTFLDPYNGATERSVSLLENVADLTRDNPVQQKNVIRLNELIKERMNILARTIDIKKKGGNVTVSELLNGKTYMDSARAVIKRMETEENRLLEDRTSDLNKLAGYTPILIVIAALLAILITIFFYRRVSTDFNERLKLEDELKEVNKEIERRVKMIRDLAAQISKGDYHVRLDQDQKDDLGKVAVSLNSMAESLQYSFALLEDKEWLQSGIASLNDQMVGEKSVPELANDILESIVAHTRSHVAAFYLLEDEIQLELIAGYALLNQEKRSLLKEGEGLAGQAWKSAKQILINDIPDEELTISYAAGNTRPKNVVAVPVFRNEQVVGVIELGSLNTFTPLQLEFLHNISVNIGIAIHVSQNRKKLQEFLEETQAQAEELQAQHSELEGLNAELEAQTQKIQTSEEELRVQQEELLQSNQELEERTSLLEEKNQLIQERNMDIQHKAEQLEQSTKYKSEFLANMSHELRTPLNSILLLSKLMSDNKDLDPEYIEYADVIQSSGQGLLALIDEILDLSKIEAGKMKLEFAEVSVREVATDMRSLFAQVAEHKKLQLIVEIEENLPNISTDKMRLEQVLKNLLSNAIKFTGKGKVSLTIKKDDSNKFMLFKVTDTGIGIPIDKQGLIFEAFQQADGSTRRNFGGTGLGLSISRELAKLLGGEIELSSKEHVGSEFTLTLPVKQVDAISHILEEELISPVPYIETAVEVQEERFTVDKIPQEIEDDRHDIQAGDKVILIIEDDTNFAKTLLSFTRKRNYKGIVAVRGDVGIELANQYKPLAILLDIQLPIKDGWQVMEELKSNPATKPIPVHIMSSLEVKKESLLKGAVDFINKPVALEQMKNIFQKLEDALSRSPKKVLIVEENKQHAEALSYFLSNYNIQTEVANNVGQSIGALHKKEVDCVILDMGIPDKNAYETLETIKKSEGLENLPIIIFTGKNLSKGEEIRIRQYADSIVVKTAHSYQRILDEAGLFLHLVEEKQTEGKAKKPTSDRLGGLYEVLNNKTVLIADDDVRNIFSLTKALEQHKMKVLAATDGKEALQILKENPLVDIVLMDMMMPEMDGYESTREIRKISAYKHLPVLAVTAKAMMGDREKCIAAGASDYISKPVDIDQLISLLRVWLYDKN; encoded by the coding sequence ATGCAAAATAAGCAAAAATCTTTAAAAGGAAACCTGCGTGTTGGATTGGGGCTGTCGCTGCTCTTGCTGTTTATCAGCTCGCTGGCTTCTTATAATAGCATCAGAAATCTGATCAGAAGCTCAGAAATGGTGCAGCATAGCAATGAAGTCATCAATGGTTTAGAAGAGGTAATTTCCGCCCTGAAAGATGCAGAAACAGGGCAACGCGGATTCCTTTTAACAGATGACCAAACCTTTTTAGATCCTTATAACGGAGCTACAGAACGCTCGGTATCTCTGTTGGAAAATGTGGCTGACCTGACCCGTGACAACCCTGTTCAGCAGAAGAATGTAATCAGGTTAAATGAGCTCATTAAAGAGCGCATGAACATCCTTGCAAGAACGATTGACATCAAAAAGAAGGGAGGAAACGTTACCGTCTCCGAGTTGCTCAATGGTAAAACCTATATGGACAGTGCCCGTGCAGTGATAAAAAGGATGGAAACGGAAGAAAATCGCTTGCTGGAAGACCGTACTTCCGATCTAAATAAACTGGCTGGTTATACTCCGATTCTTATTGTCATCGCTGCGCTATTGGCCATCCTGATCACCATTTTCTTTTACCGCAGGGTTTCTACCGATTTCAATGAAAGATTAAAACTGGAAGATGAACTGAAAGAGGTCAATAAGGAAATTGAACGGAGAGTAAAGATGATCCGTGACCTTGCTGCACAGATTTCAAAAGGCGATTACCACGTCAGACTGGATCAGGACCAGAAAGATGACCTGGGAAAAGTGGCGGTTTCGCTGAACTCAATGGCAGAATCTTTACAATATTCTTTCGCCTTGCTGGAAGATAAGGAATGGCTGCAATCAGGAATTGCCAGCTTGAATGACCAGATGGTGGGCGAAAAGAGTGTTCCTGAACTTGCAAATGATATTTTAGAAAGCATTGTTGCACATACCCGGAGTCATGTGGCTGCCTTCTACCTATTGGAAGACGAAATCCAGCTGGAGCTGATTGCGGGATACGCCCTGTTAAATCAGGAAAAAAGAAGCCTGCTGAAGGAAGGAGAGGGCCTCGCCGGACAGGCATGGAAATCGGCAAAACAAATCCTGATCAACGACATTCCGGATGAAGAACTGACAATCAGTTATGCTGCAGGGAATACCAGGCCAAAGAATGTGGTTGCCGTCCCCGTGTTTCGTAATGAACAAGTGGTTGGCGTGATAGAATTGGGGTCTTTGAATACCTTTACTCCCTTGCAGCTGGAATTTCTGCACAATATTTCTGTCAATATCGGAATTGCCATCCATGTTTCGCAAAACAGAAAAAAACTACAGGAATTCCTGGAAGAAACCCAGGCTCAGGCAGAGGAATTACAGGCACAGCATAGTGAACTGGAAGGACTGAATGCAGAACTGGAAGCGCAAACTCAAAAGATTCAGACTTCTGAAGAAGAATTAAGGGTACAGCAGGAAGAACTATTGCAAAGCAACCAGGAGCTGGAGGAACGGACCAGTTTGCTGGAAGAAAAGAACCAGCTGATCCAGGAAAGAAATATGGACATTCAGCATAAAGCAGAACAGCTGGAGCAGAGTACAAAATATAAATCCGAATTTTTGGCCAATATGTCTCATGAACTGAGAACGCCTTTAAATTCGATTCTGTTGCTTTCCAAGCTGATGTCTGATAATAAAGACCTGGACCCGGAATACATAGAATATGCGGACGTAATTCAGAGCTCAGGCCAGGGATTACTGGCATTGATTGATGAAATACTTGACCTTTCCAAGATAGAGGCCGGTAAAATGAAACTCGAGTTTGCAGAAGTGAGTGTGAGAGAAGTTGCTACCGATATGCGTTCGCTCTTTGCGCAGGTGGCAGAGCATAAAAAGTTGCAACTGATTGTGGAAATAGAAGAAAACCTGCCGAACATCAGTACCGATAAAATGCGTTTGGAGCAGGTACTGAAAAATCTGCTTTCCAATGCGATCAAATTCACCGGTAAAGGAAAAGTGAGCCTGACCATTAAAAAGGATGATTCCAATAAGTTCATGCTCTTTAAGGTCACCGATACCGGAATCGGGATTCCTATCGATAAGCAAGGTTTAATCTTCGAGGCTTTCCAACAGGCAGATGGCTCTACCCGTCGCAATTTTGGTGGTACAGGCCTTGGCTTATCTATCAGCAGGGAACTGGCCAAGCTATTGGGAGGTGAGATTGAGCTGAGCAGCAAGGAGCATGTAGGAAGTGAGTTTACCCTTACTTTACCTGTAAAACAGGTGGATGCCATCAGTCATATCCTGGAGGAAGAACTGATCAGCCCGGTACCTTACATCGAAACAGCAGTGGAAGTGCAGGAAGAAAGGTTTACGGTCGATAAGATTCCTCAGGAAATTGAAGACGACAGACATGACATCCAGGCGGGAGATAAGGTGATTTTGATCATTGAAGATGATACCAATTTTGCCAAGACGTTGTTAAGCTTCACCAGAAAAAGAAATTATAAAGGAATTGTAGCCGTAAGAGGGGATGTCGGCATTGAGCTCGCCAACCAATACAAGCCTTTGGCGATATTATTGGACATCCAGCTGCCCATTAAAGACGGCTGGCAGGTGATGGAGGAATTAAAGTCTAATCCGGCAACGAAACCTATTCCGGTACACATCATGTCGTCACTGGAAGTAAAGAAAGAAAGCCTCCTGAAGGGAGCAGTTGATTTTATCAACAAGCCGGTTGCACTGGAGCAGATGAAGAACATCTTTCAGAAACTGGAAGATGCCTTGAGCCGTTCCCCGAAAAAAGTGTTGATTGTGGAAGAAAACAAACAACATGCGGAGGCGCTAAGTTACTTTTTAAGCAATTACAACATTCAGACAGAGGTGGCCAACAATGTCGGACAAAGTATCGGCGCACTCCATAAAAAAGAAGTAGACTGTGTCATTCTTGACATGGGCATTCCGGATAAGAACGCTTATGAGACTTTGGAAACAATTAAAAAAAGCGAAGGACTGGAAAACCTGCCCATCATTATTTTTACCGGTAAAAATCTCTCTAAAGGGGAAGAGATAAGAATCAGGCAATATGCCGACTCTATTGTCGTAAAAACCGCACATTCTTATCAGAGAATTCTGGATGAAGCGGGTCTTTTCCTACACCTCGTAGAGGAAAAACAGACGGAAGGAAAGGCTAAAAAACCAACATCTGACCGACTTGGGGGCCTGTATGAAGTGCTGAACAATAAAACTGTGCTGATTGCCGATGATGACGTCAGGAATATCTTTTCGCTCACCAAAGCCCTAGAACAACATAAAATGAAAGTGCTGGCTGCTACCGATGGAAAAGAGGCCCTCCAGATCCTCAAGGAAAACCCATTGGTAGATATTGTGCTTATGGACATGATGATGCCGGAGATGGACGGATATGAGAGCACAAGGGAAATCAGAAAGATCAGTGCTTACAAACATTTACCTGTTTTAGCTGTTACAGCCAAAGCAATGATGGGAGACCGCGAGAAATGTATTGCTGCAGGCGCTTCCGATTATATCTCTAAACCCGTAGATATCGATCAGCTGATCTCTTTACTCCGGGTTTGGCTTTACGATAAAAATTAA
- a CDS encoding hotdog fold thioesterase, whose protein sequence is MWFSAFTAAQLNDRPKNHLGGLLDIQFTEVGHDFLTGTMPVDERTHQPAGILHGGASVVLAETLGSIASYMCIDPEKYMAVGLEINANHLRPVKSGLVTGICKPLHIGAKTHVWEIKIYNDKGKMNCISRLTVAIIPKPQI, encoded by the coding sequence ATGTGGTTTTCAGCATTTACCGCGGCACAATTAAACGACCGGCCAAAAAATCATCTTGGCGGTTTACTGGATATTCAATTTACAGAAGTTGGCCATGATTTTCTAACGGGTACTATGCCTGTAGACGAACGGACGCATCAACCGGCGGGAATTCTTCATGGAGGAGCCTCTGTAGTCCTCGCAGAAACACTGGGAAGCATCGCATCTTATATGTGCATCGATCCGGAAAAATACATGGCTGTAGGGCTGGAGATTAACGCCAATCATTTGAGGCCTGTCAAAAGCGGCCTGGTTACCGGAATTTGTAAACCCCTTCATATCGGGGCAAAGACCCATGTTTGGGAAATTAAAATCTATAATGACAAGGGAAAAATGAATTGCATTAGCCGCTTAACGGTTGCAATAATCCCAAAACCTCAGATATAA
- a CDS encoding response regulator — protein MADSKILIVDDDNRNIFALSAVLKSKGYKCVSATGGEEGLDLLKKEKGIAVVLMDMMMPGMDGYQAMAEMSGHPELKDIPVIAVTAQAMVGDRERCINAGAVGYVSKPINVEELTRLLTQYI, from the coding sequence ATGGCCGATAGTAAAATATTAATAGTTGACGATGATAACAGGAATATTTTTGCCCTGTCAGCCGTATTAAAGTCAAAAGGATACAAGTGTGTCTCTGCAACCGGAGGTGAAGAAGGCCTCGATCTGTTGAAAAAAGAGAAAGGAATAGCAGTGGTTCTGATGGACATGATGATGCCGGGAATGGACGGATATCAGGCCATGGCAGAAATGAGTGGCCATCCTGAATTGAAAGATATCCCGGTGATTGCTGTGACGGCACAGGCTATGGTTGGCGACAGAGAGCGCTGTATCAATGCAGGTGCAGTTGGCTATGTCTCTAAGCCGATAAATGTAGAGGAATTAACCAGGTTGCTTACCCAGTATATCTAA
- a CDS encoding hybrid sensor histidine kinase/response regulator, whose amino-acid sequence MILIVDDTPENLISLKKVLEKNNFEVDTASSGEEALKKVLKNEYVLIILDVQMPGMDGFEVAEAISGYSKARETAIIFLSAASTENKFITKGYSSGGLDYITKPVDMDILLLKVKTFYRIYEQSRKLIEIQKALLDEIEFRKQAERKKDEFISIASHELKTPLTSVKGYVQLLERSIDKGDVPTLKKHLLKAQIQLEKLNELITDLLDISKIESGKLKFNKQPFIMDTLLDSVTEIIHQSNPEFKIIKTGTVKREICGDEMRIEQVIINFLTNAIKYSPGTSEIHIKVEERGEHIYVGVKDFGIGISADQQKNVFEKFYRVEETAIHFQGLGIGLYISAEIIRRHNGEVGVQSIPGEGSEFYFSIPLQSTSETD is encoded by the coding sequence ATGATACTAATTGTAGATGATACTCCCGAGAACCTGATTTCATTAAAAAAGGTTCTGGAGAAAAATAATTTTGAAGTAGATACCGCATCATCAGGAGAAGAGGCCTTAAAAAAAGTTCTTAAAAATGAATATGTACTGATCATTCTTGATGTACAGATGCCGGGTATGGACGGATTTGAAGTGGCGGAGGCCATCTCCGGCTACAGCAAAGCCAGGGAAACCGCCATCATCTTTCTTTCTGCGGCCAGTACCGAGAATAAATTTATTACCAAGGGATATTCTTCCGGCGGGCTCGATTACATTACGAAACCCGTTGATATGGACATTCTGCTCTTAAAGGTGAAAACCTTTTACCGCATTTATGAGCAGAGCCGAAAACTGATTGAAATTCAGAAAGCATTACTGGACGAGATTGAGTTTCGGAAGCAGGCAGAGCGAAAAAAGGATGAATTTATCAGCATCGCCAGCCATGAACTGAAAACCCCCTTAACCAGTGTTAAAGGGTATGTCCAATTGCTCGAAAGAAGCATTGATAAAGGCGATGTGCCGACTTTAAAAAAGCATTTGCTGAAAGCCCAGATACAACTGGAAAAGCTCAATGAGCTCATTACAGATCTGCTCGATATCTCAAAGATCGAAAGTGGTAAGCTGAAATTCAATAAACAGCCATTTATAATGGATACGCTGCTGGATAGCGTTACAGAAATCATTCACCAGTCAAATCCTGAGTTTAAGATCATTAAAACCGGAACCGTCAAGCGGGAGATTTGCGGTGATGAGATGCGGATAGAACAGGTGATCATTAACTTTTTAACCAACGCAATTAAATATTCTCCGGGAACCAGCGAGATCCATATTAAGGTGGAAGAACGCGGAGAGCACATCTATGTTGGTGTTAAAGATTTTGGAATTGGCATCAGTGCCGACCAGCAAAAGAATGTATTTGAAAAATTCTATAGAGTAGAAGAAACAGCCATCCACTTCCAGGGATTGGGGATCGGACTTTACATTTCCGCCGAAATCATCAGAAGACATAACGGTGAAGTAGGCGTGCAGAGCATCCCCGGTGAAGGATCAGAATTTTATTTTAGTATTCCATTACAGTCTACATCCGAGACGGATTAG
- a CDS encoding DinB family protein, with protein sequence MNRPQTHEYPAWAETYISKISGDDILGILEKQATEFPDFLNDLIEKADYAYAPGKWTVKEMAGHIIDTERILVYRLTCFARSEQHALPGFEEDDYVANAHFSDRSLLSFSEEFSLLRKSNMYLFKSLNEHELDRSGTASERQISVRALLFVIAGHLMHHTLILKERYL encoded by the coding sequence ATGAACCGACCTCAAACACATGAGTACCCCGCATGGGCGGAAACTTACATTAGTAAAATTTCAGGAGATGACATCCTGGGAATATTGGAAAAACAGGCCACAGAATTTCCTGATTTCCTCAATGACCTGATCGAAAAAGCAGATTACGCTTATGCACCTGGCAAATGGACCGTCAAAGAAATGGCAGGACACATCATTGATACAGAACGGATTCTGGTTTACCGCTTAACTTGTTTTGCGCGGAGTGAACAACATGCTTTACCTGGTTTTGAAGAAGATGATTATGTAGCAAATGCACATTTTTCTGACCGTAGCCTGTTAAGTTTCTCGGAAGAGTTTTCTTTGCTTAGGAAGTCGAACATGTATCTTTTTAAGTCGCTGAATGAACATGAGCTGGACCGCAGCGGAACAGCTTCAGAGCGTCAGATTTCCGTACGGGCTTTATTATTTGTGATTGCAGGTCACCTGATGCACCATACCCTGATTCTTAAAGAAAGGTATCTATAA
- a CDS encoding DUF6249 domain-containing protein, with protein sequence MGPEVIVPVTMFVCTTALVFGLRYMSNKEKMAMIERGLEPSAARISAPKPFVSLKFGLLLVGLGLGLLIALFTVRATGLDDEEGVAVYFGFLSICGGLGLILSYVVEKNWLDKQKDLN encoded by the coding sequence ATGGGACCAGAAGTAATCGTACCGGTAACAATGTTTGTATGTACTACTGCATTAGTGTTCGGCCTCAGGTACATGTCCAACAAAGAAAAAATGGCGATGATTGAGCGTGGTTTAGAGCCGAGTGCTGCCAGGATAAGTGCACCAAAACCATTTGTCAGCTTAAAGTTCGGATTGTTACTCGTAGGCCTGGGATTAGGCTTGCTGATTGCACTCTTCACCGTAAGGGCAACAGGCTTAGATGACGAAGAAGGAGTTGCTGTTTATTTCGGATTCCTGAGCATTTGTGGAGGGTTAGGATTGATCCTTTCCTATGTAGTGGAGAAAAACTGGTTGGATAAACAAAAAGACCTCAACTAA
- a CDS encoding sigma-70 family RNA polymerase sigma factor, translating to MQHKQSDIDLITEVLSGNTSVYSELVKRHQRFVFTLAMRFSKNREDAEEIAQDCFIKAYRALGTYKQTAKFSTWLYTITYTTSMSFLRKKRVEVQSIDETDSIIQLENHISDFNADVVEKKSGYVYLNQAIALLSADDASIITLFYQGEQSLEEIGKALNMESNTVKVKLHRARIRLKEKLQYLLKDEVKELL from the coding sequence ATGCAGCACAAGCAATCGGATATCGATTTAATTACTGAAGTCCTGTCAGGCAATACCTCGGTGTACTCCGAACTGGTAAAACGTCATCAGCGCTTTGTATTTACATTGGCGATGCGTTTCTCCAAGAACAGAGAAGACGCGGAAGAGATTGCGCAGGATTGTTTCATTAAAGCTTATCGCGCTCTTGGAACCTATAAACAAACCGCCAAATTTTCTACCTGGCTGTATACCATTACCTATACCACCTCCATGAGCTTTTTACGTAAAAAAAGGGTGGAAGTTCAATCTATTGATGAGACTGACAGCATCATTCAGCTGGAAAATCACATTTCTGATTTCAATGCAGACGTCGTTGAAAAAAAATCAGGATATGTATATCTAAATCAGGCCATAGCCTTATTGTCTGCCGATGATGCAAGCATCATTACTCTATTTTATCAGGGGGAACAAAGCCTGGAAGAAATCGGTAAGGCCCTGAATATGGAGAGCAATACGGTGAAAGTAAAATTACACCGGGCCAGGATCAGGTTAAAAGAGAAATTACAATATTTGTTAAAAGATGAAGTAAAGGAGTTATTATGA
- a CDS encoding neutral zinc metallopeptidase yields MQWFGKGSGNIEDGRGKPSGGVIGGGIGILVVIVGLFFGQDLTGLVSQLPLGEVGQTEIKKGDPTDKEGKFVNGVLESTNLVWEQQFAEMGKTYEKPVMRLFTNSVSSACGNASAAVGPFYCPGDHKVYIDLSFYQDLQNRFGAAGDFAQAYVIAHEVGHHVQNLLGISEKMQRMRAQLSEKEYNRLSVKLELQADFFAGLWANHAQNLKDFRLEEGDIDEALTAANAIGDDKLQKQAQGEVVPDAFTHGTSAQRMFWFKKGFETGDIKQGDTFNSSQL; encoded by the coding sequence ATGCAGTGGTTCGGTAAAGGAAGTGGAAATATTGAAGATGGGAGAGGGAAGCCCAGTGGTGGCGTAATAGGAGGTGGAATCGGTATTCTTGTTGTAATAGTTGGTCTTTTCTTCGGGCAGGATTTAACCGGTCTGGTGAGTCAGTTGCCTTTAGGTGAGGTCGGCCAAACGGAAATAAAAAAGGGCGATCCCACAGATAAAGAAGGGAAGTTCGTAAATGGGGTGTTAGAATCCACCAATCTGGTTTGGGAACAGCAATTTGCGGAAATGGGTAAGACCTATGAGAAGCCGGTCATGAGGCTTTTTACAAATAGCGTATCTTCTGCCTGTGGAAATGCAAGTGCTGCAGTAGGACCATTTTACTGTCCTGGGGATCATAAAGTATATATCGACCTGAGTTTCTATCAGGATTTACAAAACCGCTTTGGCGCTGCCGGAGATTTCGCACAGGCTTATGTCATTGCACATGAGGTTGGACACCATGTCCAGAACCTGTTGGGAATTTCGGAGAAAATGCAGCGCATGAGGGCTCAGCTCAGCGAAAAAGAATACAACCGATTATCTGTTAAATTGGAGCTGCAGGCAGATTTCTTTGCCGGGCTTTGGGCAAATCATGCGCAGAATTTAAAGGACTTTAGGTTGGAGGAAGGCGATATCGACGAGGCACTGACTGCGGCAAATGCAATCGGTGACGATAAATTGCAAAAACAGGCCCAGGGTGAGGTCGTTCCTGATGCATTTACGCATGGAACTTCGGCTCAAAGAATGTTTTGGTTTAAGAAAGGCTTTGAGACCGGAGACATCAAACAAGGGGATACTTTTAATTCAAGCCAGCTTTAA
- the gltX gene encoding glutamate--tRNA ligase — protein MEKKVRVRFAPSPTGGLHLGGVRTALFNYLFAKKHNGTFILRVEDTDQTRFVEGAEEYIVSCLKWCGMSPDESPQTGGPFGPYRQSERKASYKQYADQLIADGYAYYAFDTPEELDAKRKEIPNFTYGLATRGEMRNSLTLTEAEVTSLLTENTPHVVRIKMPANETVSFTDLIRGHVSFDTNLVDDKVLLKADGMPTYHLAVVADDKAMEISHIFRGEEWLPSAPIHILLWRYLGWEDVMPQWVHLPLILKPDGNGKLSKRDGDRLGFPVYAQNWTDPKTGDLTKGFKELGFMPEAFVNLLAMLGWNDGTDQEIFSMADLIEKFSVERISKAGAKFDFEKAKWYNHEWIKNADAKTLLPIVKDAFAAQGTEISEDAYLEKIIDLIKDRCHLLTDFIPQSAYFFIAPQEYDLPAVKPKWTAEKAEFFNAYTSLISDELPATALEEKFKELAATHNFKPGELMLPFRIMLVGGKFGPGVFDIAVALGATETIQRIKNALTAFE, from the coding sequence ATGGAAAAGAAAGTAAGAGTAAGATTTGCCCCCAGCCCAACAGGCGGGTTGCATTTGGGTGGTGTACGTACCGCTTTGTTTAATTATTTGTTTGCTAAGAAACACAATGGAACCTTCATCCTTAGGGTAGAAGATACCGATCAGACGCGCTTTGTAGAAGGAGCAGAAGAATATATCGTTTCTTGTCTGAAATGGTGCGGCATGTCGCCGGATGAAAGTCCGCAGACAGGTGGACCCTTTGGACCATATCGCCAGAGCGAACGTAAGGCCAGTTACAAACAATATGCAGACCAGCTGATTGCTGATGGCTATGCTTATTATGCTTTCGATACCCCGGAAGAACTGGATGCTAAACGTAAGGAAATTCCTAATTTTACTTATGGGTTGGCTACGCGTGGGGAAATGAGAAACTCGCTGACTTTAACTGAGGCAGAAGTGACTTCGCTTTTAACAGAAAATACCCCTCATGTAGTGCGCATAAAAATGCCTGCAAACGAAACGGTTTCTTTTACCGATCTGATCAGAGGACATGTTAGCTTTGACACCAACCTGGTCGACGATAAAGTTTTATTAAAAGCAGATGGAATGCCAACTTATCATCTTGCTGTTGTTGCCGATGATAAAGCAATGGAAATCAGTCACATCTTCAGGGGTGAGGAATGGTTGCCATCTGCACCTATACATATTTTACTCTGGAGATATCTGGGTTGGGAGGATGTCATGCCTCAATGGGTACATTTACCTTTAATTCTGAAACCAGATGGAAATGGAAAGTTAAGTAAACGTGACGGAGACCGCCTTGGCTTCCCTGTATACGCACAAAACTGGACTGATCCTAAAACCGGCGACCTGACCAAAGGATTTAAAGAGCTGGGCTTTATGCCGGAAGCTTTCGTGAATTTATTGGCCATGCTGGGTTGGAATGACGGAACGGATCAGGAGATTTTCTCTATGGCGGATCTGATAGAAAAGTTCTCTGTGGAACGAATCAGTAAAGCGGGTGCTAAGTTCGACTTTGAAAAAGCCAAATGGTACAACCATGAGTGGATAAAAAATGCAGATGCCAAAACCCTGCTGCCAATCGTAAAAGATGCTTTTGCTGCACAGGGAACGGAGATTAGTGAAGACGCTTATCTGGAGAAAATCATTGACCTGATTAAAGATCGTTGTCACCTGTTAACAGACTTTATTCCACAGAGTGCCTATTTTTTTATTGCACCTCAGGAATATGATTTGCCTGCTGTAAAACCAAAATGGACGGCCGAAAAAGCGGAATTTTTCAACGCTTATACCAGCCTGATTTCAGATGAACTACCGGCAACAGCCTTGGAAGAAAAGTTCAAGGAACTGGCTGCAACGCATAATTTTAAACCTGGAGAGCTCATGCTTCCTTTTAGAATTATGCTGGTTGGAGGTAAATTCGGACCCGGTGTATTCGACATTGCCGTAGCACTTGGAGCGACCGAAACGATCCAAAGAATAAAGAATGCTTTGACCGCTTTTGAATAA
- a CDS encoding HAMP domain-containing sensor histidine kinase, with the protein MNPYEKKRRWKFFLLFFAIVIGTASVLYSDFFVKKMEREERMQFQLYVKVTEKTMAMYDDENTTDLIDLIRTNTKLPIIIVGAEGNILTYQGLDSTKTNYDLQKKDGRTYDPAYFVRELKIMKEQHPPTPIIGLDGSRWYIYYKDSPTLTQLRYFPYIQLGVIGLFLLTAYVAFSSARKAEQDQVWVGMAKETAHQLGTPISSLMAWVELMKSRFNAEDDPLIAEMENDIKRLEVITDRFSKIGSKPMVEDHVVYTVIYNFVEYFKLRTSDKIIFTITGDEQVRALLNVPLFDWVIENLLKNAANAIENEGSIIINIIENLTKEEVFIDVTDTGRGIARSKFDAVFQPGYTTRKRGWGLGLSLTKRIIENYHNGQIFVKDSELEKGTTFRIILKSSITYEPTSNT; encoded by the coding sequence ATGAATCCATACGAAAAAAAACGCCGCTGGAAATTCTTCTTATTGTTCTTTGCCATCGTGATTGGCACGGCATCTGTTTTATATAGCGATTTTTTCGTAAAAAAGATGGAACGGGAAGAGCGGATGCAATTCCAATTATATGTAAAGGTAACGGAGAAAACGATGGCCATGTACGATGATGAGAATACGACAGATCTCATCGACCTGATCCGAACCAATACTAAACTCCCGATTATCATTGTTGGTGCTGAAGGAAATATTCTTACCTATCAGGGTCTGGATTCTACAAAAACCAATTATGACCTTCAAAAAAAAGATGGGCGAACCTATGATCCCGCTTATTTTGTCAGAGAGCTGAAAATCATGAAGGAGCAACATCCTCCTACCCCAATTATTGGTCTTGATGGCAGCAGGTGGTATATTTATTATAAAGATTCGCCAACTTTAACTCAGCTTCGCTATTTTCCCTATATACAATTAGGCGTGATCGGCTTGTTCTTACTCACTGCTTATGTGGCGTTTAGCTCAGCGAGAAAGGCCGAACAGGACCAGGTATGGGTCGGGATGGCCAAAGAAACTGCGCATCAGCTGGGCACCCCTATTTCTTCCCTTATGGCCTGGGTGGAATTAATGAAATCACGCTTTAATGCGGAAGACGACCCCCTGATCGCCGAAATGGAAAACGATATCAAACGACTGGAGGTTATCACAGACCGTTTTTCTAAAATTGGCTCCAAACCTATGGTAGAAGATCATGTGGTGTATACCGTCATCTATAATTTTGTAGAATACTTCAAACTACGGACTTCAGATAAGATTATTTTTACCATCACCGGAGATGAGCAGGTAAGGGCCTTGCTCAACGTTCCTCTTTTCGACTGGGTGATCGAAAATCTCCTGAAAAATGCAGCAAATGCCATTGAGAATGAAGGATCGATCATCATCAATATCATTGAAAACCTAACCAAAGAGGAGGTCTTTATTGACGTAACAGACACCGGAAGAGGTATTGCCAGATCAAAGTTCGATGCCGTATTCCAGCCTGGATATACCACAAGGAAGCGGGGCTGGGGCTTAGGGCTCTCCCTCACTAAAAGGATTATCGAAAATTACCATAACGGACAGATTTTTGTCAAAGATTCCGAGCTGGAAAAAGGGACAACTTTCCGAATCATCTTAAAAAGCAGCATTACTTATGAACCGACCTCAAACACATGA